In Natrinema sp. HArc-T2, the genomic window GCGAGATCGTCCGCGCACACGTCGACCTGTCGGACGACGACATCGCGACCGTCGTCGAAACGACGCGAGCGCTGCGCGACGACCTCGAGATCGTCGTCGGCACGCGGGCGGCGATCACGGCCGCGAAAGGACTCGCCGTCTTCGACGGGCACGACGCCGACGCGTTCGCCGAGGAAACGCTGGCGAACGTCTTCACCGACGTGCTCGCACCGAAGGTCGCGGGCGATGACGGCGGCGATATCGACGACCTGCGAGCGCAGCTCAGCGAGACGATCTGACCCACAGAGTACATCGAATCCAGACCAATGGCCGAAGCCGATACCCACTCACAGAAGCAGTGTAAGGCCCACACCGAAGACGGCGAGCGCTGCTCGCGACCGGCACAGGACGACGGCTTTTGCTATCAACACGACGAGAGTGATCAAACAGTGAGCGACAGCCAGACAGCCGAGGCGGAGGAACAGGCCGACGAACAGACCGACGGTGACGACATCGAACAGTCCCGATCCCGCGGCACGACAGCCATGACCGCCGACGAGGTGACCGATCCCGAGACTGTCGAGACGGATGTCGACGCCGCCGAAGAGATCGCAGGCGTCCTCGCGGTTCGAAAGACGGTCGAGTCGACCGCCAGCCAGCTCATCGGCCACGAGTTCGACGGTGTCAGCGAGGTCTCGCCGACCGATGAGGGCTGGCGCGCCATCGTCGAAGTCGTCGAACGGCGAGCCGTGCCCGACACCCAGGACATCATCGGTCGCTACGAGATCGAACTCGATACCGACGCCACCGTCCACGGCTACCACCGACTCGACCGCTACCGTCGCGGCGACACCACGGAATTCGAATAGCGCCTCGACGCGCGACGTCTCGCTCGCGGGCGCTCGAGTTACGACACCGCGCCGTTGACACCGTCCGGCACGTCGCTCACGCTCACTCCACCGTCCGTTCTCGCCGCGTTCGTAGCTCCCGCTGACCGACATGTCCCCTCTCCGATGGAGTTCGATCACAACCGCGAAGTCACCCCCGCGCGTCGACTCGACCGAACACGACATGTCGAGCCCGCCCGTCCGCGGCGTCGACGTCGGTCCGGAAACCCGGTGTGCCCACTACCACACCGACCGCGACGTCGTCGCGTTCACGTTCGCGTGCTGTGAGGACTACTATCCTTGTTTTCGATGCCACGAGGAACGGACGGACCACGAGGCGGTGCCGTGGCCACGAGCGCGCTTCGACGAGCCGTCCGTCCTGTGTGGCGTCTGTGAGACCGAGCTGACCGTTCCAGAGTATCTCGAGGCCAACCATAGCTGTCCGGTCTGTGACGCAGCGTTCAATCCCGGCTGTTCGAAGCACGCGGACCGGTACTTCGAGACGAGTCCGTGATCAGTCGTCGGCCGGCACGGCACGTGCGTCGGCAGCCGGCGTCGTGTCGTCGGCCAGCGCCGCCGCGACGTGCGGTGGCAGTTCGTTGACGATCGAGCGACCGTCCCGTTCGCGGACGACCAGCCCGTCGTCCGCGAGCGCTCCGAGATGATGGGAGATCGTACTCGGATCGCGGTCGAGTTCGTCCGCGAGCTGGCCATTGTGGACCGGCCCGCAGTCGGCAATCGCCTCGAGTACGGCCCGTTTCGCGGAGTCTTCGAGGGCGGCCTGCAGTCCGGCGTCGTCGTTCTCGAGGACGTAGCGGCGCTTCCCGTTGACCGTGCGCGTGGCGATCAGGTCCTCGTCTGCGAGCACCCGGACGTGATGGCGGACCGTCGAGAGGGGGATATCGGTCCGGTCGCTGATCGCAGATAGGTAGATCCCGGGCTGGTCCCGGATCGCCTCGTAGATCGCGCGCCGGCGGTCGTGCTCGAGCGGGTCGGAGTCGTCGTAGCGACTGTAGCGGAAGATCGGCAGGGCCTTCCAGAGGTCCGCACCCGCGCGTCGCAGTTGGTCGATGCCCAGCAGCCGAAGCGGGGCCGTCTCGCGGAGGGTGCTCAGCCAGCCGGCGACCGCGGTACCTGCGCCCCCGACCGCGCCGGAGATCCCAGCCCCGGTCGAACCGCTCGCTGCGGTGCCGGTCGCGATCACACCCACCAGTCCGACCAGGACGGCGCTCGCTGCCGCTTCGCCCGTACTCGGCGGAGCGACGGGACCGCCCGCGTCGTCATCGGGGGTGGCCGTCTCGTTGGATCCCTGCTCTCTGGTATCGGGATCGTCGGTCTCGGTGCTCGAGCCCTGGGCCGCCTGCGTCGAGTCCGATCCCACCTCGAGAGAGGCGTTGACAGTCGCGTTGACGCCGTCGATCGCCTCCGTCGTTTCGTTGACGGTGCCGTCCACGGTTTCCACAGTGCCAGTGAGGGTGCCGTCTACTGTCTCCGTTGTTTCGTTGATGGTTCCGTCTACTGTCTCCGTCGTGTTCGAGACGGTGTCATTGAAGGACTGAGTCGTGTTTTCCACCGTCACAGTCGTCTCGCTGGTCGTGGTCTCGAGGCCGTCAGTGGTGGCTGCCGTCGCGGACTCGAGTTCGTCGGTCGTCTCGTTACGAACGGGCTCGAGCGCGTTCGTCGACCCGACGGTACCCACTCCGGCGGTCGACTCGCCGGCTGCAACGCCTGCCATCGCACCGCCGAGGACCACGGCGACGAGAATCACCGCGACGGCGCGACTCGCGATCGACGACACTCCTGTCATAGCTGTCGTCGGTCTGTCTGCGGTCGACGGTAATACGTGTTTCCCGTTTCGTGACAGTCACGTGAGCCGACTGACGGTCACGCCGCGTGGATCCAGCAAGCTATTTCCGCGTCGGACGGTCGACTCCGGGTATGGATCCGGCGCTTGGCCCGCCAGCGGCGATGGCCGAGAAACGTGACGAGCTGACGCCGATGATGGCGCAGTATCACGACCTCTGTGCGCGCTACGACGACGCGATCGTCCTCTTTCAGGTGGGCGATTTCTACGAGACCTTCTGTGGCGCGGCCGAACGCACCGCACGCCTGCTCGAGATCGCGCTGACAAGCCGCGAAGACTCCACCGGCGAGTATCCGATGGCCGGCATCCCGGTCGACAACGCCGAGTCGTACATCGAGGACCTGCTCGAGGCCGGCTACCGTGTCGCGGTCGCCGATCAGGTCGAAGAGCCCGGCGAGACCTCGGGCGTCGTCGAACGTGCGGTCACGCGCGTGATTACGCCCGGGACGCTTACCGAGGACGAACTGCTCGCGAGCGACGACAACAACTTCGTCGCGGCGCTCGCGCGTGAGGACGAGCGCCTCGGTCTGGCCTTCCTCGACGTCTCGACCGGCGACTTCTACGCGACGAGTGCGACCGCGAGCGAGTCGATCGCCGACGAACTGAGCCGGTTCGCCCCCTCGGAGGCAGTCGTCGGTCCCGACGCGCCGACCGAACCAGTCCCCGACGACTGTATGATGACGCCGTTCGACGCACGTGCGTTCGACCGCGAGCAGGCCGGCGAAACGCTCGCGGCGTACTTCCGGAACCCTGACGCCCTGCTGGCCACCGACGCCGAGATCCGGGCCTGCGGCGCGTTGCTTTCCTACGCCGAGTACGTCCGCGGCGGCGAACACGAGGGCGAGCGCGGCGACGACGAACGCGTCGACGCCGTCTTCGAAGGCGACGCGGAGCAGCGCCTCGAGTATATCACACAGCTCACCCGCTACGACCCCCGCGAGTACCTCTTACTCGACGCCGTCGCCCTGCGCAGCCTCGAGCTGTTCGAACCCCGGACGGTCCACGGTCGCGACGACGCGACGCTGATCGGCATGCTCGACGAGACCGCGAGCGCCCTCGGCGGTCGCCGGCTGCGTGACTGGCTTCGGCGACCGCTGCTCGAGCCTGCCCGGATCGAGGGTCGCCACGACGCGGTCGCGGAACTGAAAGCAGCCGTCCAGCGACGCGAGCAGCTTCATGAGCGCCTGCGGGAGGTCTACGACCTAGAACGGCTGATCGGACGAATCTCTCGCGAGCGGGCCAACGCGCGGGACCTGCGTTCGCTTCGGGATACGCTCGCGGTCGTCCCCGAGATCCGTGCCCAACTCGAGGACGCCGACTGCGAGCGGCTGCGGGAACTCCACGAGGCGCTCGACCCGCTGTCGGACGTCCGCGAATTGATCGAGGACGCGATCGTCGCCGAGCCACCGATCGAGATTACCGAGGGCGGGATCATCGCAGAGGGGTACGACGACGACCTCGACGCGGTGCGTGCGACCGCCCGGGACGGCAAACAGTGGATCGACGACCTCGAAGCGCGCGAACGCGAGCGCACCGGCATCGGCTCGCTGAAGGTCGGCCACAACTCGGTACACGGCTACTACATCGAGGTGACGAACCCGAATCTCGATGCCGTCCCCAACAACTATCAGCGCCGTCAGACGCTGAAAAACTCCGAGCGGTTCGTCACGCCGGAACTGAAATCGCGCGAAGACGAGATCGTCGGCGCCGAGCAACGAGCCGACGACCGCGAGTACGAACTGTTTTGCGAGGTTCGGCGCGAGATCGCCGCCGAAGTCGAACGCGTCCAGGCCCTGGCCGATGCGCTGGCGAATTTGGACGCGCTCGTCTCCCTTGCGACCGTCGCCGCCCAGTACGACTACTGCCGGCCCGACCTCCTTGAGCGCGAGGGGCGAGACGGGCTCGTGATCGACATCGAGGGCGGTCGTCATCCGGTCGTCGAGCGCACCCAGGAGTCGTTCGTCCCCAACGATGCCCACCTGACGAACGAGCGGCGGCTGGCAGTGATCACTGGCCCCAATATGTCCGGGAAGTCGACGTACATGCGCCAGGTGGCCCAGATCGTTCTGCTGGCCCAAGTCGGGAGCTTTGTCCCTGCTCGAGCCGCCAGACTCACGCCGGTCGAGCGGATCTTCACCCGCGTTGGGGCCAGCGACGACATCGCCGGCGGGCGCTCGACGTTCATGGTCGAGATGGATGAACTCGCGACGATCCTCCGAGACGCCGACGAAGGCTCGCTCGTCCTCCTCGACGAGGTCGGACGGGGAACCTCGACTGCCGACGGCATGGCCATCGCGCAGGCGATCACCGAACACCTCCACGACGCGGTCGGCGCGACGACACTCTTTGCGACGCATCACCACCCGCTGACCGAACTGGCCGACGACCTCGCAGCCGCCGTTCCACTCCACTTCGAGGTCGACCAGGACGACGGCGAGGTCGTGTTCCACCACGAGATCGCGCCCGGCGCGGCAACGGGCTCGTATGGCGTCGAGGTCGCGACCGCGGCCGGCGTCCCCAAAGACGTGGTCGATCGGGCACGAGAACTGGTCGCTGACGCAGCAGCCGCGGAAGCCGGCGCGGGCGACAGCGCCGACGAGGAGGCTGGCGACACCGACTCGAGCGATCGCCCGACTGTCGACGCCGACGGCGAGTCGACCGCGCCAGCGACCGCAGACGGCGGGGACGTGCCAGCGGACGTGGCAGCCGAACTCCGTGCGCTCGATCTCGCCCACCTCACCCCCGTCGAAGCGCTGACAGAACTCGATCGGCTCAAGCGACTGCTCGAGGAGTGACGCTCTCGAGCCGTCACCGGCGCTGAGCGACAGCGGGGTATATGAGTGTTTGGGGCCGCTGCGGCCTGTAATACCCGGCACAACACACAACTGTGCCGGTGGCGACATCGGTGTATGTCGTATCGAACGACGATCGGGTGGTCGCTCACCACATCGGGTATCGTTACCCTGTTGCTCGCGTATCTCCCGGGCGAATCGTGGTGGTGGGGATTCGGCCTGTTGATACTGGGCATCGCGGTCATCACGGTTCGTCGGTAGCCGACTGCTCGAAACGGAACTCGAGGCGCTCGTCCCCGTCGTTGGTCCGGTACAGTCCGCGAGTCGGCTGTAACCTTCTTCTATCACGACGGTGAACGGCAGACACGAGAGGTGGTACTCGAGATGGAAGCACTGACACTCACAAGTCCGGCGTTCGACGACGGGGAACGTATCCCCGCGAAGTACGGCTATACAAACGATAACGTCAATCCGCCACTCGAGATCGACGGCGTTCCTGACGACGCCGAAGCGCTCGCGCTGATCGTGGACGATCCCGACGCGAGAGCGCCTGCTGGGAAAATCTGGGACCACTGGGTCGTCTGGAACGTCCCGACGGCGACGGCGACGATTCCCGAGGACTGGCACCCGACCGAGGCGACCGAGGGAACGAACGACTACGGCGAACACGGCTACGGTGGCCCGAACCCGCCGGACAGGGAACACACCTACCGGTTTGAACTGTACGCGTTGGACGCGTCGCTAGACCTCGACTCCGACGCCGGCGCGGACGAGCTTCGGTCGGCAATGGAAGGCCACGTCTTCGAGCAAACGCGCCTCGAGGGGACGTATCCGGCCTGACGATCCGGCAACTCACTCCGCCGGCGGCTCGAGCGAGACGAACTCGAGGCCGTGATCGTCGAGCAGTCGCGCCGCGCGATCGGTCACCGACGGCGCGACGAGAATCCCGCGAACGGTCGCATCCGCATGGAGGTCTCGCCCGAGCGCGTCGACGTACCGCCGAAGCTGGCTCACCGCATCGGGACCGACCCGCCGACGTTTCAGTTCTACGACAACTGATCGGTCAGCCGCGTCCTCACCGTAGATGTCGACCGCACCTGCCGGCGTGTCGCGCTCGGTTGCAAGTGGGGTAAAGCCGGGCTCGAGCAGCTCTGGCTCCTCAAGGATCCGTTGGCGGAGGTCTTCTTCGGTGCCGACGAGGGCGAGATCGTTCTCGTCGGACCCGGCGAACGCAGAAACCTGCAGTACCTCCTGAAACCGGACCAGAAGACGTTCGTCTGGCGTCGATCGGCGGCTCTCGAGGACGAGCGCACCATCTTCGCAGAAAACATCGTGGTCACAGCCCGGCGGCTGCCAGTTGACCGGCTGCTGGCCTTCATCAGTGTGGACCAGCGCCGAGCCGTCGGGTTTGAGCATGACGTGGCGGTCGCCCGCCTCGAGATAGCTCGTCGCCCGACCGTCATAATCGACGGTACAGCGCCCGAAGACGGTCACGATTGCATCGCGCTCGAACCCGCGGGTAATCACGTCTCGGGCTGCCGCCATCACCGGCTCCTGAAGGGTTTCCGTTCGCTGGCCGTGCTCTGACTCCGTCACTGGCCGTGATAGTTTCGGGACGGATAAAAGCCCCCCGCTGTCGGGTGGTCCGTCTCGAGTCGTCGACTACACGCTGGGTCGACACGGAAGGTATATTTTCGTCCGAGCCCGCGCTCGAGGCACAATGTCGAACCTTTCGAGCCGCCGTGGCCTCCTTGCGCTTGCCGGAACCGGCCTCGCCGCGTCGCTCGCCGGCTGCTCCCAACTCGACTCGTTAGGGGGATCGGGCGACGGGACGACGGACGCCGTCACGCTCCAGATCAGACCGGACGAAGACGAAGTGTCGAGTCTGGGATCGGAAATCCAGGCAGAACTCGAAAACGGATCCATCAGCCAGCAGGAGGCGCAACTCGAGTATCAGGAACGACGACTCGAGTTGATCGAAGCGGCTGCAACCGATTTCGAGGAGTCGGCTGCGGACAGCGACATCACGATCGAGAACGCCGAAACGGCGTACGGAATCTTTCTCGTCACCGGCTCCGACGAGGCGATTCTGGATACGCTCCGCGATGGAACCGCCGGCGCGATCTATTCCGGTGAGCAGTACGACGCCCTCGTCCAGCAACAGCAACAGCGCGAGCAACAACGGGCGCTGCTCGAGCAACAGCAGCAAGCTGCCGGCAACGAGACGAACGAATCACCGACGGGGAACGAGACGGGCGGGTAACGCGAGTCAGGTGTCGTCTTCGGCCCCGACTTACCACGCTATTCTCATCGCTCTTATTGCTCTTGTCGCTCGAGCGCAAACGGACTCTCACGCTCGGTCCAGTCCCAGCCAGGCAGTCGTTCCTGAAAGCCGGCGGCCAGTGCGGCCTCGCAGTCGTCGACGCCGGCGTTTTCGTCTGTGTCGCCGTGGACGTGAACGTCGGCGTAGTGGAACGTCGCCTCGCCGAGCGTTCGGAGCGGCTGGTCGCCAGCGATCGTCCCGGCCAGTTCGCGACCGAGGAGTTCGTCGACGACGAACCCTGGATAGTCGCCCTCGACATCGAGATCTCTGAGGATGGCGACCAGGGCAGCGACGTTGACTGCCAGATCGCCGTCGGCGAAGACGTCGTCGACCGCCGCATGGTATTGTGTCGTCGTCACGGCGTCGACATCGGTCTCAAAGATGTCGCCGAGGTCATCGCGGACATCGTTGATGATCGGGACGACTCGATCGGCACGGGCCGCGATCCAGTCTCGTTCTTCTCTGACGCGAGCAGGCGTAACGTGCATGGAATATCGACGACGACCGCAGCTCCCAAAGCTCTGTACATCTATCGCACTCGAACCGTCGATACGGACGGTTGCAACGCTCCTGTTGGCCAACAGGAGACCGGCTACGGACCCTGTCTTGCGAAGGCTTTTATACTCCGCAAAGAATAGCCTCGAGTAAGCGGGTTCTCCCTGGAATCTTCCCGCACGAACCAGGATAACCGATCCGGGAGCGTCTTCGTCAGGCATGGAGTAGGATACGATGATCCACGAGACGAGACGGAGTGTGAGCTACGTTGTCCCATCCGGACGACACTCACCACCGATGTTGACACGGCCGCCAATCGGCGGTCGTCACGACACCGAGTTCCGTCAGTTGTCTCCGATCGCTTCCACCCGATCCGACGACGTCCCCGATCCCGGACGGCGAGTTCACGCAAGCCACATTGGCGACCTATGAGCACTGTAGAGCAGCAACTCGACGATCTCAAAGCACAGATCACGAGCGAGTTACCGAGCGATATCTCGGTCTCCTCGGTGAAATACGAAGGCCCCGAACTGGTGGTCTACACCCGCGACCCGAAGAAATTCGCCCAGCAGGGCGATCTCATTCGCCAGCTCGCGAGTAAGCTTCGCAAGCGGATCACCGTCCGGCCCGACCCAAGCGTTCTCTCGCGACCCGAACAGGCCCGCGAGGAGATTATGGACGTCATCCCCGACGAAGCAGGGGTGACCGACCTCGACTTTCACGCCGACACCGGCGAGGTCGTCATCGAGGCCGAAAAGCCCGGCATGGTGATCGGCCGTCACGGCTCGACGCTCCGTGAAATCACGAAAAACGTCGGCTGGACGCCCGAAGTCGTCCGCACGCCGCCGATCGAATCCTCGACCGTCTCGAACGTTCGGAGCTTCCTCAAACAGGAACGCGACGACCGACGGGACATCTTGGAGAAGGTCGGCCGACAGATCCACCGCGAAGAGATGTCCGACGACGAGTACGTCCGCATCTCCACGTTGGGCTGCTGTCGCGAGGTCGGTCGGGCATCTTTCATCCTTTCGACGCCCGAAACCCGGATTCTCATCGACTGCGGTGACAAACCCGGCGCAGAGGGAGAAGTCCCCTATCTCCACGCCCCGGAAGCGTTCGGTGCAGGCCCACAGTCGATCGACGCCGTCGTCCTCACCCACGCTCACCTCGACCACTCCGCGTTTATCCCGCTGTTGTTCAAATACGGCTACGACGGCCCGATCTACTGTACCGAACCCACGCGGGACCTGATGGGCCTGCTGACGCTCGACTATCTCGACGTTGCGGCCAAGGAAGGCCGAAGCCCACCCTACGAGAGCGAACAGGTCCGCGAAGCGATCAAACACACCATCCCGCTCGAGTACGGCGACGTCACCGACATCGCGCCCGACGTCAAACTCACCTTCCACAACGCCGGTCACATCCTCGGGTCGGCCGTCTCACACTTCCACATCGGCGACGGCCTCTACAACGTTGCCTTCTCCGGCGACATCCACTACGAGGACACCCGCCTGTTCAACGGCGCGGTCAACGACTTCCCGCGCGTCGAAACGCTCGTCCTCGAGTCGACCTACGGCGGTCGCAACGACTACCAGACTGACCAGCAAGACTCCGAAGAGAAACTCAAGGAAGTCATCAACGAGACCTACGAGAAGGGCGGCAAGATCGTCATTCCGGCGTTCGCGGTCGGTCGCTCCCAGGAAATCATGCTCGTCTTGGAAGAGGCGATGCGCAACGGCGACATCCCCTCGATGCCGGTCCACTTAGACGGCATGATCTGGGAGGCAACGGCGATCCACACCACCTACCCCGAGTACCTCCGTGACGACCTGCGCGACCGCATCTTCCACGAGGACGAAAACCCCTTCCTCGCCGAGGAGTTCAACCACATCGACAGCGGCGAGGAGGAACGCCAAGACGTCGCCGACGGCGACTCCTGTATCATCCTCTCGACCTCGGGGATGGTCACCGGCGGCCCGATCATGTCCTGGCTCTCGCATATCGGCCCTGACCCGGACTCGACGCTGCTCTTCGTCGGCTACCAGGCCCAGGGCACCCTCGGCCGACGTATTCAGAACGGCTGGGACGAGATCCCAACGAGCGAAGTCGGCGCCATGGGCAACGGCGGCGGCCGCGGCACCCTCTCGCTGAACATGAACGTCGAAACCGTCGACGGCTTCTCCGGCCACGCCGACCGCGCCGGCCTCGAGAACTTCGTCAAAACGATGAACCCACGCCCCGAGAAAGTCCTCTGTGTCCACGGCGACGAACGCTCCACGCAGGACCTCTCGTCGGCGCTCTACCATAACTACGATATGCGAACCTTCGCCCCGAAGAATCTGGAAACCTTCCGTTTCCTCTGAAAGCCCTCGCGAGCGCCTGGCGGCGCTCGCTCGCCCTTTCAATGTCTACCGGAGCGCCGCAGGCGCTCCGGTCGCCCGGAAATCTTCGATTTCCGCAGGCCGCCAGGGTCGCACCGCAGCGCGGCGCGCGAACCTGCGCTCCGCGCGATCGGCCTGCCCTCCCCCGTGACTCGAGCGCTCGCCTCCTGATCGAGGCGAGCGCTCGAGACGGCCACGTGGATGACCGATCAGTGCAGAATCGGTCGGAATCCCGAACGGGACGTCACTGACCGTCGTCCGATGAGATAGCCGCTTCGCCGTCGGCCACTGTCGACTCGTCACCCTCCCAGCGTTCCTCGTGGACGAGCGTCTCCATATCGAGTCGCTCACGCCATCCTTCCTGCTGAAGCACGGGTTCCTCGGGGAAGCCGTCTTCCGGATAGCCAAGACAGAGATACGCGACCGGCTTGACGTGTGGCGGAATGTCGAGTACCTCCTGGACCTCGTAGGGGTAGAGGACACTCACCCAACCGACGCCGACACCCTCCGCTCGAGCAGCCAGCCAGAGATTCTGCACCGCGAGACACGTCGAGTAGACGTCAGCACGCTTCATCGAACTGCGGCCCAACACGTGGGGCGCGCCGCGGGTCGGATCGCAGGTCACGCAGATGTTGATCGGTGACTCACGAATTCCCTCGAGTTTCAGCTCCGCGAACTCGCTTCGCCGCGGTTCCTCGTAGCCTTCACGGGCGGCCGCGATGGCGCGTTCTGCGATCGACGCGATTTCAGCTTTGGTCTCCCCGTCGCTGACGACGACGAGATCCCAGGGCTGTGAAAACCCGACGCTCGGCGCGTGGTGGGCGGCCTGCAGCAGTCGATCGAGGACCTCATCAGGAACCGGCTCGTCACGAAATCGCCGAATGTCGCGCCGGGCGTAGATCGTCTTGTACACCGCATCCCGCTCCGCGTCCGTGAATGCAACCATTGTTGCAGCTATGAAATTAGGGTTGTATAAAACCGATGACTAGCTGGCGACCGGCGGACTCGAGCGGGGCGAACTCCACTACTTGCCGCTCGCCCGCGGGCCGATCACTCGGGGGCGTCGGCTGGATCGACGACCTCGCCCGTCGCAGGATAGACGCCGACCTGGTC contains:
- a CDS encoding winged helix-turn-helix transcriptional regulator, which codes for MTGVSSIASRAVAVILVAVVLGGAMAGVAAGESTAGVGTVGSTNALEPVRNETTDELESATAATTDGLETTTSETTVTVENTTQSFNDTVSNTTETVDGTINETTETVDGTLTGTVETVDGTVNETTEAIDGVNATVNASLEVGSDSTQAAQGSSTETDDPDTREQGSNETATPDDDAGGPVAPPSTGEAAASAVLVGLVGVIATGTAASGSTGAGISGAVGGAGTAVAGWLSTLRETAPLRLLGIDQLRRAGADLWKALPIFRYSRYDDSDPLEHDRRRAIYEAIRDQPGIYLSAISDRTDIPLSTVRHHVRVLADEDLIATRTVNGKRRYVLENDDAGLQAALEDSAKRAVLEAIADCGPVHNGQLADELDRDPSTISHHLGALADDGLVVRERDGRSIVNELPPHVAAALADDTTPAADARAVPADD
- the nucS gene encoding endonuclease NucS; the encoded protein is MTESEHGQRTETLQEPVMAAARDVITRGFERDAIVTVFGRCTVDYDGRATSYLEAGDRHVMLKPDGSALVHTDEGQQPVNWQPPGCDHDVFCEDGALVLESRRSTPDERLLVRFQEVLQVSAFAGSDENDLALVGTEEDLRQRILEEPELLEPGFTPLATERDTPAGAVDIYGEDAADRSVVVELKRRRVGPDAVSQLRRYVDALGRDLHADATVRGILVAPSVTDRAARLLDDHGLEFVSLEPPAE
- the gvpO gene encoding gas vesicle protein GvpO, halophile-type, yielding MAEADTHSQKQCKAHTEDGERCSRPAQDDGFCYQHDESDQTVSDSQTAEAEEQADEQTDGDDIEQSRSRGTTAMTADEVTDPETVETDVDAAEEIAGVLAVRKTVESTASQLIGHEFDGVSEVSPTDEGWRAIVEVVERRAVPDTQDIIGRYEIELDTDATVHGYHRLDRYRRGDTTEFE
- a CDS encoding YbhB/YbcL family Raf kinase inhibitor-like protein, coding for MEALTLTSPAFDDGERIPAKYGYTNDNVNPPLEIDGVPDDAEALALIVDDPDARAPAGKIWDHWVVWNVPTATATIPEDWHPTEATEGTNDYGEHGYGGPNPPDREHTYRFELYALDASLDLDSDAGADELRSAMEGHVFEQTRLEGTYPA
- the bluB gene encoding 5,6-dimethylbenzimidazole synthase translates to MVAFTDAERDAVYKTIYARRDIRRFRDEPVPDEVLDRLLQAAHHAPSVGFSQPWDLVVVSDGETKAEIASIAERAIAAAREGYEEPRRSEFAELKLEGIRESPINICVTCDPTRGAPHVLGRSSMKRADVYSTCLAVQNLWLAARAEGVGVGWVSVLYPYEVQEVLDIPPHVKPVAYLCLGYPEDGFPEEPVLQQEGWRERLDMETLVHEERWEGDESTVADGEAAISSDDGQ
- the mutS gene encoding DNA mismatch repair protein MutS; the encoded protein is MDPALGPPAAMAEKRDELTPMMAQYHDLCARYDDAIVLFQVGDFYETFCGAAERTARLLEIALTSREDSTGEYPMAGIPVDNAESYIEDLLEAGYRVAVADQVEEPGETSGVVERAVTRVITPGTLTEDELLASDDNNFVAALAREDERLGLAFLDVSTGDFYATSATASESIADELSRFAPSEAVVGPDAPTEPVPDDCMMTPFDARAFDREQAGETLAAYFRNPDALLATDAEIRACGALLSYAEYVRGGEHEGERGDDERVDAVFEGDAEQRLEYITQLTRYDPREYLLLDAVALRSLELFEPRTVHGRDDATLIGMLDETASALGGRRLRDWLRRPLLEPARIEGRHDAVAELKAAVQRREQLHERLREVYDLERLIGRISRERANARDLRSLRDTLAVVPEIRAQLEDADCERLRELHEALDPLSDVRELIEDAIVAEPPIEITEGGIIAEGYDDDLDAVRATARDGKQWIDDLEARERERTGIGSLKVGHNSVHGYYIEVTNPNLDAVPNNYQRRQTLKNSERFVTPELKSREDEIVGAEQRADDREYELFCEVRREIAAEVERVQALADALANLDALVSLATVAAQYDYCRPDLLEREGRDGLVIDIEGGRHPVVERTQESFVPNDAHLTNERRLAVITGPNMSGKSTYMRQVAQIVLLAQVGSFVPARAARLTPVERIFTRVGASDDIAGGRSTFMVEMDELATILRDADEGSLVLLDEVGRGTSTADGMAIAQAITEHLHDAVGATTLFATHHHPLTELADDLAAAVPLHFEVDQDDGEVVFHHEIAPGAATGSYGVEVATAAGVPKDVVDRARELVADAAAAEAGAGDSADEEAGDTDSSDRPTVDADGESTAPATADGGDVPADVAAELRALDLAHLTPVEALTELDRLKRLLEE
- a CDS encoding CHY zinc finger protein, whose protein sequence is MSSPPVRGVDVGPETRCAHYHTDRDVVAFTFACCEDYYPCFRCHEERTDHEAVPWPRARFDEPSVLCGVCETELTVPEYLEANHSCPVCDAAFNPGCSKHADRYFETSP
- a CDS encoding beta-CASP ribonuclease aCPSF1 encodes the protein MSTVEQQLDDLKAQITSELPSDISVSSVKYEGPELVVYTRDPKKFAQQGDLIRQLASKLRKRITVRPDPSVLSRPEQAREEIMDVIPDEAGVTDLDFHADTGEVVIEAEKPGMVIGRHGSTLREITKNVGWTPEVVRTPPIESSTVSNVRSFLKQERDDRRDILEKVGRQIHREEMSDDEYVRISTLGCCREVGRASFILSTPETRILIDCGDKPGAEGEVPYLHAPEAFGAGPQSIDAVVLTHAHLDHSAFIPLLFKYGYDGPIYCTEPTRDLMGLLTLDYLDVAAKEGRSPPYESEQVREAIKHTIPLEYGDVTDIAPDVKLTFHNAGHILGSAVSHFHIGDGLYNVAFSGDIHYEDTRLFNGAVNDFPRVETLVLESTYGGRNDYQTDQQDSEEKLKEVINETYEKGGKIVIPAFAVGRSQEIMLVLEEAMRNGDIPSMPVHLDGMIWEATAIHTTYPEYLRDDLRDRIFHEDENPFLAEEFNHIDSGEEERQDVADGDSCIILSTSGMVTGGPIMSWLSHIGPDPDSTLLFVGYQAQGTLGRRIQNGWDEIPTSEVGAMGNGGGRGTLSLNMNVETVDGFSGHADRAGLENFVKTMNPRPEKVLCVHGDERSTQDLSSALYHNYDMRTFAPKNLETFRFL